One genomic region from Chloroherpetonaceae bacterium encodes:
- a CDS encoding NfeD family protein → MDWNTIDNYWFIAAVILLIIEIVTPGFVLASFSIAAFAAGFCQMIGLGIGFQLFVFAAVSLVTFATLRPIAKKYFYHSKPTIQTGVNAIIGKDAKVIESIQNESGVGRVKILGGEDWKASSLTGNPIHEGSIVEIKRVEGVTLIVEEKNTL, encoded by the coding sequence ATGGATTGGAATACAATTGATAACTATTGGTTTATTGCAGCCGTCATACTTCTAATTATTGAAATTGTAACTCCCGGCTTTGTATTGGCCAGTTTCAGTATTGCAGCTTTTGCGGCCGGTTTTTGCCAAATGATCGGACTTGGAATTGGTTTTCAGTTATTTGTTTTCGCGGCAGTCTCCTTGGTCACTTTTGCTACGCTGCGCCCAATCGCAAAAAAATATTTCTATCATTCAAAACCGACCATTCAGACTGGTGTCAATGCAATAATCGGGAAAGATGCCAAAGTGATTGAATCCATTCAAAACGAATCCGGTGTTGGAAGGGTAAAAATTTTGGGCGGAGAAGATTGGAAAGCCTCATCTTTAACCGGTAATCCTATTCATGAGGGATCCATTGTTGAAATTAAACGCGTCGAGGGTGTCACTTTGATTGTTGAAGAAAAGAACACCCTTTAA